The stretch of DNA GAATCTGAAATTGTAGAACAATGGATGGGAACGAAAGTGCTGAAACTCGATAGTAAAAAGCATGGCAGTTACCAATTCGAAACCACTGATCCTAAAGGAAATAAACACGGTTTTAGCGGTGTGATCCATGAGTTCGTTGCGAACCAAAAAATCACTCGGACTTTTGAAATGGAGAATACGCCTTATGGTATTCAGCTTGAATTCTATGAGTTTGAACCATTAACCGACAGCACTTGTAAACTCAGCATGCGTGTACTGTATGAATCGGCTAAGCAAAGAGACGAAGTGTTGAAATTACCGTTCGCTCAGGGCATTAATATGGCACATAATCGCATTCAGGAAATTCTAAACAAATTAAACTAATATATCATGACTAAGAGAAACAAAATCATCTATTGGATTTCTACCCTTTGGCTTGCATTGGGAATGCTGTCGACAGGGATTGTCCAGCTACTTAAAGTAAAAGAGAACATTGAGCCTGTTTTAAACCTAGGCTACCCTATTTACTTCCTGACACTGATCGGTATCTGGAAAATGTTAGGTGTGATAGCGATACTGATCCCTAAATTTCCTTTACTGAAGGAATGGACCTATGCTGGCTTTTTCTTTTTAATGACCGGAGCAATGTTTTCACATATTGTAGCAGGAAACCCTTTCAAAGAAATTGCACCATCATTGCTGTTATTAACACTAACTGTAGTATCTTGGTACTTCAGACCTGTGGATAGAAAAATCATGACGGTAAATGTCGGGACGGTTTAATCAATGATCATCCACAACATCCTTTAAAATTCCTGATAATTAATAGTGTTAGTATTGTTTAAACAAAAATCACCATGTCAAACAGCGTAACATTACACAGAGTTCTTAAAGCAACTCCCGAAAAGGTTTATCGTGCCTTCATCGACCCTAATGCACTTGCATCGTGGATTCCTCCCTACGGTTTTCTTTGTACTGTTCACAGTATGGAAGTAAGAATGGGTGGCAAATACAAAATGTCTTTCACTAATTTTTCTACCGGCAATAGTCATTCTTTCGGTGGTGAATACCTTGAACTTAAACCTAATGAGTTCTTAAAGTACACCGACCAATTTGACGATCCTAATTTGCCTGGTGAAATGATCACTACAGTTTGGCTTACAAAGGTTTCTGTAGGTACAGAGGTTAAAATTACGCAGGAAGGCATTCCAGATGTAATTCCGGCTGAGATGTGCTACTTAGGATGGCAGGAATCATTAGAAAAATTAATAAAATTAGTTGAACCAGAAATTCCTGATGCCTGATCAGGAATTTTGAAAACCTACATAAACCTAAAACACCAACAAAAACTATGAATCCTAAAGTTGATTTCTTTTTTAAAGCCAAACAGTGGCAGGAAGAGTATGAAAAATTAAGAACGATCATACTTGCGGCGTGCTGATCCAGCAAACGGAAAATGTTCAGGCAGCCCGTCAAATGCGTTTTGTTAATCTAATGGATCTCCTTGAAAAGGAAGCTATTTTAAAAACCTATATCCATGAAGCTATTGAGGTGGAAAAAGCAGGTTTAAAAGTGGAGTTAAAACAAACCTCGGAATTTAAAATGGTAGAAGAGTTTCAGCACAGATTAGACACCTTCCCTGCCCTAAAAACTGCTTTTGAAGGCTTGACTCCCGGACGCCAGAGAGGTTATTTGCTTCATTTTTCACAAGCCAAACAAGCTAAAACCCGTGAATCAAGAATTGATAAATCTATTCCGCAAATTCTGAATGGCAAAGGATTGGATGATTAGTAATAAGCAACTTATTGCGACAAAGGAACTTGTTTACGATAAGTGTGGTATTGAAATTACGCAGATTCAAAAACAAGAAGAAAGCTCAGAATATGAAGCACATACGTTTAATATAAATAACAAGAAGATAGCATTCAGAGCTGCTAAAATTACCCCGACCAAAGTTGGCCAATTTGTTACTTTATGGAAGCGAATTGAAAACGGGCCTATTCAGCCTTACAATAGTGCGGATGATATTGATTTTTTTATCGTTAGTGTTTGTAACGATGAAAGTTTTGGTCAGTTTGTATTCCCTAAGCATGTGTTAGTTGAAAAAGATATAGTAGCAAAAGATAATATAGGTGGAAAAAGAGGGGATACGTGTATATCCTCCATGGGATACAACCAATAGCAAACAAGCTCAAAAAACTCAAAATTGGCAACTGGCCTATTTTTTAAATGTGTCTAAAGATGATCAGATTGATTTTTCGCATGTAAAAGCTCTTTATCATCTATAAAAAAATAAAAGCATTTGCTGAAAAAGATTTTGAAAGCATTGAAAATTAGATTGTAAAATTGAATGATTAAAGATTGGATAAACAGAAAATTCGGCAAGAAAACCGAATCTGAATCAACAATAAAAGATAAGAATTTTGACATTGATTATGATAAAAATGCAAGTTTTTATCATTCAAATTTGATCAATTCCATTATCCTTTTTTCATTAACTAAAAGCGATCTTGAAAAACTAATTTCACCAACATTTAATCCGTTTTTTGAACTCGAAACTGAAATTGATTATGCTTTTATGCCAGTTTGTTTTGAAACAGTTTTCAGAAACGGATTAATAAACAGCTCATTTAGAAGTGAGCTATTAGAATTTAAATTACTTACGCATGGAATTCCAAGTGAAATTTGGGATTGGGAATATATAGATATTCACCCGACATGGATTCAGATAAGACAGAAAGCAATTAATATATTAGATAAACTTGAGGTCAAGAATCGCATTTACAGCGATGATTATATAATCCATGAAAAGTGATCAAAACAAACTTAAGATTTAAAAAACTATCATGACTAACATAAAAAAACAATTATCACCAGATCAACAACAAGAACTGCTTAAAACACTCAAAACCCGTTTTGAGAAACACATGGATCGTCATAAAGGTGTTGAATGGGCGAAAGTTCAGGCAAAACTGGAGGCTAATCCGGATAAATTATGGTCGCTGAACGAAATGGAATTTACAGGCGGCGAACCGGATGTTGTCAGTTTTGAAAATACTAAAGCAGATGAATATATTTTCTGTGATTGTTCAGCAGAAAGTCCGAAAGGCCGTAGAAGCATTTGTTACGACCATGAAGCATTGGAAAAACGAAAAGAACATAAACCGGACGACAGCGCCATAAATATGGCAGCTGATATGGGAGTTGAGCTTTTAACCGAAGAACAATACCGTGAATTACAAAAACATGGCAATTTTGATTTAAAAACTTCCAGCTGGGTGGTTACCCCTACCGATGTTCGCAAACTTGGTGGCGCGCTCTTTTGCGACCGTCGTTATAATACTGTTTTTCTATATCATAACGGGGCAGATTCTTACTATGCAGCAAGAGGATTTCGGGGTTTGCTGAAGGTTTAGAAAAGTAAGCGACGAAAGAAATAAAGTACTTAATAATGCTAAATGTGATGTTTTTTGACATTGCGTCAATTTTGAACCAGAAGCTTCCCTCCTTCCCAAACATCCTTCCGTAACAAAATACAAGCAAAGCCGATGATCCATCGGCTTTAATTATATTTGAACGAATTTAGACCAAACTTAATGGAAATTATTATTATTTTCTTTCTTACACTATTAAACGGATTTTTTGCTTTATCGGAAATTGCTCTTGTTTCAGTGAAAAGAAGTCGGATGGAACATTTAGCGCTTCAGGGTAAGTCGAGTGCTAAAACCGTTCTCGGCCTTCTTGAAAATCCTGAACATTTTCTTTCTTCTGTTCAGGTTGGAATAACCTTAATCGGAATTATATCCGGTGCGTATGGAGGTGCTACACTTACTGATAATTTAGAACAATATGTCGTTCAGTTCAATGTATTAAAACCCCATGCACATACTATTTCATTAATTATTGTTATTGGAGCAATTACCTATTTTTCCATCGTTATTGGCGAATTAGTACCTAAATCTATCGCGATGAATAATGCAGAACGTATTGCATTGTTTTGCGCTCCGATCATAAAAGTATTTACCTCTATAACCTTTCCTTTTGTTAAGTTATTATCGGTTTCAACTACTGTAATTCTAAAAGTTTTTAGGATAAAGGATAATGGATCTGATACCATCAGCGAAGATGAGCTACGTTTTATGCTGAAAACAGCCGGCACGCAAGGCGTGTTAGAAAAAGAAGAAAGCGAAGTGCATCAGAATCTTTTTTCATTTACAGATCAGATCGCCAAAACGTTAATGACACATAGTTCTGAATTGGAATGGATCGATGTTAATGATTCAGCTGAAGAAATCTATGACAAAGTAATGCATAGTGCACATTCAAAGTTTCCGGTTTGCGACGGAGATATCGATCAAGTTTTGGGTTTCATGACCATTCGTGATTTTCTGGGTAAACGTAAAGATGATGATTTTAAACTGAACAACATTTTACAAGAGCCTATTTTTATCTCAGGTAACACCCCTGCTTTTACCATTCTTAATTTGTTTAAGAAACACAAAAAGCATTTGGCATTTGTCGTGGACGAATACGGAGCTATTAAAGGAATGATTACTCTTCATGATTTAACTGAAGCCATTGTTGGTGATTTACCTGATGAGGATGAAATAGATGATCAGGATATTTTTGCCCGTGAAGACGGTAGTTTACTTTTAAACGGCAAAACATCCATTTATGACCTAAATCAATACCTTAATAAAGAAATCATCGAAAACAGACCTAATCGTTATACTACGATTTCAGGGTTCATCATTTATAATTTAAAGCGTTTGCCGCAAACCGGTGATGTATTCGTACATGAAAATTATCGTTTTGAAATTATCGATATGGATGGCCGAAAAGTTGATAAAATATTAATGGTCGCTGAATAATTTGCTTAGTTAATTCCCTAAACATTCAAACACCTCAAAATGCTGGCCTAATCAATATTTTGAGGTGTTATGTTACTATTCCTTTTTATCCTTCAAAAATTAAGTCTGTAAAATTCTGATTCTCTAAATTATTCTACCCAGTTGTGCGATTTAAAATAAATCCAAAAAGGCCTAATAGTGCAATAAACATAGTTTGATGAATTATTTTCTTCCACCGCTTTCAGCGGGACTCACTTTTTTTCTTCAGCAAAAAAAAGTAAGCAAAAAATGCCGTCGCTGCGTACAGTTCTCCGAAAATTAGTGCCAGTATTTAAACCATTTCTTCCGAACTGTACAAGGCGAATTTTGCTCATATGATAGTTTATGCATTACATTCACAAAAACTAAATTCAAATCGCACAAACTAAATTTCCAAATCCGAATAAATCCCGGAGTTATATTCCCCTTGCCTCCTCCCCTATAA from Solitalea canadensis DSM 3403 encodes:
- a CDS encoding SRPBCC family protein, which produces MELKTKINAENGKQEILITREFELPLELLFRAYAESEIVEQWMGTKVLKLDSKKHGSYQFETTDPKGNKHGFSGVIHEFVANQKITRTFEMENTPYGIQLEFYEFEPLTDSTCKLSMRVLYESAKQRDEVLKLPFAQGINMAHNRIQEILNKLN
- a CDS encoding DoxX family protein; its protein translation is MTKRNKIIYWISTLWLALGMLSTGIVQLLKVKENIEPVLNLGYPIYFLTLIGIWKMLGVIAILIPKFPLLKEWTYAGFFFLMTGAMFSHIVAGNPFKEIAPSLLLLTLTVVSWYFRPVDRKIMTVNVGTV
- a CDS encoding SRPBCC family protein produces the protein MSNSVTLHRVLKATPEKVYRAFIDPNALASWIPPYGFLCTVHSMEVRMGGKYKMSFTNFSTGNSHSFGGEYLELKPNEFLKYTDQFDDPNLPGEMITTVWLTKVSVGTEVKITQEGIPDVIPAEMCYLGWQESLEKLIKLVEPEIPDA
- a CDS encoding YdeI/OmpD-associated family protein, encoding MLIQQTENVQAARQMRFVNLMDLLEKEAILKTYIHEAIEVEKAGLKVELKQTSEFKMVEEFQHRLDTFPALKTAFEGLTPGRQRGYLLHFSQAKQAKTRESRIDKSIPQILNGKGLDD
- a CDS encoding MepB family protein; amino-acid sequence: MAKDWMISNKQLIATKELVYDKCGIEITQIQKQEESSEYEAHTFNINNKKIAFRAAKITPTKVGQFVTLWKRIENGPIQPYNSADDIDFFIVSVCNDESFGQFVFPKHVLVEKDIVAKDNIGGKRGDTCISSMGYNQ
- a CDS encoding MepB family protein, with the translated sequence MEKEGIRVYPPWDTTNSKQAQKTQNWQLAYFLNVSKDDQIDFSHVKALYHL
- a CDS encoding DUF4256 domain-containing protein; translated protein: MTNIKKQLSPDQQQELLKTLKTRFEKHMDRHKGVEWAKVQAKLEANPDKLWSLNEMEFTGGEPDVVSFENTKADEYIFCDCSAESPKGRRSICYDHEALEKRKEHKPDDSAINMAADMGVELLTEEQYRELQKHGNFDLKTSSWVVTPTDVRKLGGALFCDRRYNTVFLYHNGADSYYAARGFRGLLKV
- a CDS encoding hemolysin family protein; this translates as MEIIIIFFLTLLNGFFALSEIALVSVKRSRMEHLALQGKSSAKTVLGLLENPEHFLSSVQVGITLIGIISGAYGGATLTDNLEQYVVQFNVLKPHAHTISLIIVIGAITYFSIVIGELVPKSIAMNNAERIALFCAPIIKVFTSITFPFVKLLSVSTTVILKVFRIKDNGSDTISEDELRFMLKTAGTQGVLEKEESEVHQNLFSFTDQIAKTLMTHSSELEWIDVNDSAEEIYDKVMHSAHSKFPVCDGDIDQVLGFMTIRDFLGKRKDDDFKLNNILQEPIFISGNTPAFTILNLFKKHKKHLAFVVDEYGAIKGMITLHDLTEAIVGDLPDEDEIDDQDIFAREDGSLLLNGKTSIYDLNQYLNKEIIENRPNRYTTISGFIIYNLKRLPQTGDVFVHENYRFEIIDMDGRKVDKILMVAE